From one Candidatus Chlorobium masyuteum genomic stretch:
- a CDS encoding BatD family protein: protein MAGGVDYFRFRAAVLLVTLLCGTTAYGASGDNAANKPFLLSSISNSRPWVGEETMLTYRLYFKDIAPKISNETNPSFQGIWARESVAERYIKSIPVTVHGEPFRSAVLKQFRVAPVQSGPIRISGYSMLCSLPQEPLLNSEKKPAENRIQLRAPDISISARALPEPLPDGFSGAVGTFQLELFADKSTLKAGEPLKLALVLSGAGNLFTLKLPALHLPESFRQTPPDVTTILNKESVETAGSKTLTVTSWPQSPGSFTIPAIRTVVFNPKTAQFITLHSNPVTLSVTKTAEGSGSPSEPLTPRSSDSEYTGTHAERWIIVAAILLLLAAAGFVILRKKQIKRQKSGAGVPHGESGTDISQSAANVKQQLFALLREKGIKSPGGLTRKELNSALRENGITKEVIAEVTELLEALDRVLYAPSSNKANPLPESVAAKAERLLQKIKTFDGTPRK, encoded by the coding sequence ATGGCAGGAGGAGTTGATTATTTCCGATTCCGGGCGGCCGTTCTGCTCGTTACACTGCTCTGCGGCACTACCGCTTACGGAGCATCCGGAGATAATGCAGCAAACAAACCCTTCCTGCTCTCCTCAATCAGCAACAGCCGTCCATGGGTAGGCGAAGAGACCATGCTCACCTATCGGCTCTATTTCAAGGATATCGCCCCGAAAATATCCAATGAAACAAACCCTTCGTTTCAGGGCATCTGGGCAAGGGAGTCCGTCGCTGAACGCTATATCAAAAGCATCCCGGTCACCGTTCACGGCGAACCATTCAGAAGTGCTGTGCTCAAGCAGTTCAGGGTTGCTCCTGTACAGAGTGGACCGATAAGAATTTCAGGCTACAGCATGCTTTGCTCACTCCCCCAGGAACCGCTTCTGAATAGTGAAAAAAAACCTGCTGAAAACCGTATTCAGCTCAGGGCTCCCGATATTTCCATATCAGCACGTGCACTGCCTGAACCTCTGCCGGATGGGTTCTCCGGGGCTGTCGGCACGTTCCAACTTGAACTCTTTGCCGATAAATCAACACTGAAGGCGGGAGAACCCCTTAAACTGGCACTGGTACTTTCAGGAGCCGGAAACCTTTTTACCCTTAAACTGCCAGCGCTTCATCTGCCTGAAAGCTTTCGACAGACTCCGCCGGATGTGACAACAATCCTGAATAAAGAGTCGGTTGAGACTGCGGGAAGCAAAACGTTAACGGTTACATCCTGGCCACAATCGCCTGGCAGCTTCACCATCCCGGCAATCAGAACGGTTGTGTTCAATCCGAAAACAGCACAATTCATCACCCTGCATTCCAATCCCGTCACTCTATCCGTAACCAAAACCGCAGAGGGATCCGGATCCCCGAGCGAACCCCTGACTCCCCGAAGCAGTGATAGTGAATACACAGGAACCCATGCAGAGCGCTGGATAATCGTTGCGGCAATCCTTCTGCTGCTTGCTGCAGCAGGATTTGTCATACTCAGAAAAAAACAGATAAAGAGGCAAAAAAGCGGTGCAGGAGTGCCGCATGGAGAGTCAGGCACCGATATCAGTCAATCAGCCGCCAATGTCAAACAGCAGCTGTTTGCCCTGCTCAGAGAGAAAGGGATAAAAAGTCCTGGCGGGCTGACAAGAAAAGAGCTGAATAGTGCACTACGGGAAAACGGAATCACCAAAGAAGTTATTGCGGAAGTCACAGAACTGCTTGAGGCACTTGACCGGGTACTTTACGCACCTTCCTCAAATAAGGCAAACCCTCTTCCCGAGAGTGTTGCCGCAAAGGCCGAAAGACTGCTGCAAAAAATCAAAACCTTCGACGGTACTCCCCGGAAATAG
- a CDS encoding glycerophosphodiester phosphodiesterase family protein has translation MTFEIQAHRGARSFFPENTLQAFCKAADLGVRVLELDLVVSKDHEIVVSHDPWLSGPLCHDPAGRPLAADEGMSHRIYDMTYADISAFDCGGRHPSFPLQQRISAYKPLLSTVFREVDSYMASRGMEGRMVYNLELKSWPDKDGVFHPEPDSYAALVLRIVEDTARSGQVRLQSFDHRLVRAAWKQNPKLCYGLLIAEREHIDRYLPELGFLPRYLNPHLSLVDRETAEYLHAKRIGMIPWTVNCPEDMVRMKQLGAEGIITDYPEVALTLSSLQD, from the coding sequence ATGACATTTGAAATCCAGGCACATCGGGGGGCAAGATCATTTTTCCCTGAAAACACCCTCCAGGCATTCTGCAAGGCGGCAGATCTCGGGGTGCGCGTTCTGGAGCTTGATCTTGTGGTCTCAAAAGATCATGAGATTGTCGTCTCTCACGATCCATGGCTCTCAGGCCCCCTTTGTCATGACCCCGCTGGTCGTCCTCTTGCCGCAGATGAGGGGATGAGCCATCGAATCTACGACATGACCTATGCCGATATTTCCGCTTTCGACTGTGGCGGGCGGCACCCCTCTTTTCCGCTCCAGCAGCGGATTTCAGCATACAAGCCGCTGCTTTCAACTGTTTTCAGGGAGGTTGACAGCTATATGGCATCGAGGGGTATGGAGGGGCGAATGGTCTATAATCTGGAGCTGAAATCCTGGCCGGACAAGGATGGTGTTTTTCATCCCGAACCGGATAGTTATGCGGCCCTTGTTCTCCGGATTGTTGAAGATACGGCTCGCTCCGGGCAGGTTCGTCTCCAGTCTTTCGATCACCGGTTGGTCAGGGCAGCCTGGAAACAGAACCCGAAGCTTTGCTATGGTTTATTGATTGCAGAGCGAGAGCATATCGATCGCTATCTCCCGGAACTGGGCTTTTTGCCCCGCTATCTCAATCCCCATCTATCACTTGTTGATCGCGAGACGGCGGAATATCTCCATGCGAAGAGGATTGGTATGATTCCATGGACGGTGAACTGCCCTGAAGATATGGTGAGGATGAAGCAGTTGGGCGCGGAAGGAATCATAACCGATTATCCCGAAGTGGCGCTGACTCTTTCCTCACTGCAGGATTGA
- a CDS encoding YqaE/Pmp3 family membrane protein: MDIRRLVLAVILPPAAVTNKEAGTIMLTGILTVFGWLPGVAAALFLISQEKRQTSA, encoded by the coding sequence ATGGATATTCGCAGACTGGTTCTTGCCGTTATTCTTCCTCCTGCCGCAGTCACCAACAAAGAGGCCGGAACAATCATGCTGACAGGAATTCTGACCGTATTCGGCTGGCTGCCGGGTGTTGCTGCCGCTCTTTTTCTCATCTCCCAGGAGAAGCGTCAGACCTCAGCCTGA
- a CDS encoding universal stress protein: protein MMNAMKLLVAIDFSESAESVIAEAEKLAKTLSAKVFLLHAMPPLSPIMDNVDDAATLPQPGIPFQMESLPRLSASAKEKLIEISGRMQAEGIECAIILTHNNEVEAIIEESKKNRIDMILLGSHGHGALYHLLIGSVSEGVIRKASCPVIIIPSKKQ, encoded by the coding sequence ATGATGAATGCCATGAAGCTTCTTGTTGCTATCGACTTCTCGGAATCTGCCGAAAGCGTTATTGCAGAAGCAGAAAAACTTGCCAAAACCCTTTCGGCAAAAGTTTTTCTGCTTCATGCCATGCCTCCCCTCTCTCCGATCATGGATAACGTGGACGATGCTGCCACACTTCCTCAACCGGGCATCCCCTTCCAAATGGAGAGCCTCCCCCGACTCTCTGCATCGGCAAAAGAAAAGCTGATTGAAATTTCCGGCAGAATGCAGGCCGAGGGGATTGAGTGCGCCATCATCCTGACGCACAACAATGAGGTCGAGGCAATTATCGAAGAGAGCAAAAAAAACCGCATTGACATGATCCTGCTTGGCTCTCACGGGCACGGGGCACTTTACCATCTCCTGATCGGCAGCGTTTCTGAAGGAGTGATAAGAAAGGCATCCTGCCCGGTCATTATCATTCCTTCAAAAAAGCAGTAA
- the leuA gene encoding 2-isopropylmalate synthase: protein MKKMNFRKYAPYPSVDLPSRSWPDKRITKAPIWSSVDLRDGNQALPIPMSVEEKVAMFQLLVSVGFKEIEVGFPSASATEFAFVRRLIEQGLIPDDVTIQVLTQAREHLIRRTFDAIRGAKHAIVHLYNSTSRLQREIVFRKNREEIKAIAVEGTALVRRLKDESGVTGIRFEYSPESFTGTELDYALDVCHAVMDVWGASQENKIILNLPSTVEMSTPNIYADRIEWFCRNIKNREAVLISVHAHNDRGTAVATAELALMAGADRVEGALFGNGERCGNMDIVVMALNLFTQGIDPELDFSDLPRIREIYLRCTRMEIHPRHPYAGELVYTAFSGSHQDAISKGMKAQPLSPEGLWAVPYLPIDPEDVGCSYEAIVRINSQSGKGGVAYVLEKDYGIQIPKWMQPDFAEAVQAVADRTGIELSTDQIHDLFHAEYVKLVEPVILKKCHISWDDEDLQRNDEEATLISAIVQMKEQEFSFDARGNGPLDAFVKGIINASGLEFSVDEYAEHAIGRSSGALAIAYIKIGCADGRISFGAGIDSNISLASIKAIVSALNRLP from the coding sequence ATGAAAAAGATGAATTTCAGAAAATACGCACCATACCCGTCAGTTGATCTGCCTTCAAGGAGCTGGCCCGACAAGCGCATTACCAAAGCGCCGATATGGAGCAGTGTGGATCTTCGCGACGGCAATCAGGCGCTACCGATACCGATGAGTGTAGAGGAGAAGGTTGCCATGTTTCAGCTTCTTGTCTCGGTCGGTTTCAAGGAGATTGAGGTCGGCTTTCCATCAGCTTCGGCTACCGAGTTTGCCTTTGTGCGTCGCCTGATAGAGCAGGGGCTGATTCCGGATGATGTCACTATCCAGGTTCTGACCCAGGCCCGCGAGCATCTGATCCGCAGGACTTTCGACGCCATCAGAGGCGCAAAGCATGCCATTGTGCATCTCTATAACTCGACGTCGCGCCTGCAGAGGGAAATCGTATTTCGAAAAAACAGAGAGGAAATCAAGGCAATTGCGGTCGAGGGAACAGCTCTTGTCCGTCGTTTGAAGGATGAGTCCGGTGTTACCGGTATCCGTTTTGAGTACAGTCCTGAAAGTTTTACCGGCACGGAGCTGGATTATGCGCTTGATGTCTGTCATGCGGTTATGGATGTATGGGGAGCTTCTCAAGAGAACAAAATCATCCTGAACCTCCCTTCAACGGTTGAAATGTCCACGCCCAATATTTACGCCGACCGGATAGAGTGGTTCTGTCGCAACATAAAGAATCGGGAGGCAGTGCTCATCAGTGTCCACGCCCATAATGACCGGGGAACCGCAGTAGCTACAGCAGAGTTGGCCCTGATGGCCGGTGCCGATCGTGTTGAAGGGGCACTCTTTGGTAATGGTGAGCGGTGCGGAAATATGGATATCGTGGTTATGGCGCTTAATCTGTTTACCCAGGGGATTGATCCCGAGCTTGATTTCTCGGATCTTCCCCGGATCCGCGAAATCTACCTCCGCTGCACCCGAATGGAGATTCATCCCCGCCACCCCTATGCGGGTGAGCTGGTCTATACTGCCTTTTCCGGTTCGCACCAGGATGCTATCAGCAAGGGCATGAAAGCTCAGCCGCTTTCGCCTGAAGGTTTGTGGGCGGTTCCCTATCTTCCGATTGATCCGGAGGATGTCGGGTGCAGCTACGAGGCCATTGTGCGCATAAACAGTCAGTCCGGTAAGGGCGGAGTAGCCTATGTACTTGAGAAGGATTACGGGATCCAGATACCGAAATGGATGCAGCCTGATTTTGCTGAAGCTGTTCAGGCTGTTGCTGACAGGACGGGGATTGAGCTGTCAACCGATCAGATTCATGACCTCTTTCATGCGGAGTATGTAAAGCTTGTTGAGCCGGTTATCCTGAAGAAGTGCCATATCAGCTGGGATGATGAGGACCTTCAGCGCAATGATGAAGAAGCGACGCTTATCAGCGCTATCGTGCAGATGAAAGAGCAGGAGTTCTCTTTTGATGCAAGGGGTAACGGGCCGCTTGATGCGTTTGTCAAGGGGATCATCAATGCAAGCGGTCTTGAATTCAGTGTTGACGAATATGCCGAGCACGCAATCGGTCGCAGTTCAGGAGCTCTGGCAATCGCCTACATCAAAATCGGCTGTGCAGATGGCCGCATCTCTTTTGGCGCCGGTATTGACTCCAATATCAGCCTTGCCTCGATCAAGGCAATTGTCAGTGCCCTGAACCGGCTTCCTTGA
- a CDS encoding META domain-containing protein, producing the protein MSKMVHDMNSHGWLDYRRFAVLLLSMMLLASGCSQQLSKPEQRKPLINTTWRAVEINGSRVMFLPGQKLDVSLVLYASGYIRGYTGCNSFMGSYSRTADLLRLSPADRTEMACSGAIMAREREFIKALRQVARYEISGALLKLFSKDGSKVIELIAVRAS; encoded by the coding sequence ATGTCAAAGATGGTGCATGATATGAACAGTCATGGATGGCTGGACTACAGGCGATTTGCGGTGTTGTTGCTGTCGATGATGCTGCTTGCAAGCGGCTGTTCACAGCAATTGTCAAAGCCGGAGCAGAGGAAGCCCCTGATCAATACAACATGGAGGGCTGTGGAAATAAATGGCAGCCGGGTTATGTTTTTACCTGGTCAGAAGCTTGATGTATCTCTGGTACTTTATGCTTCCGGGTATATAAGGGGATACACCGGTTGTAATTCGTTTATGGGTTCTTACAGCCGCACTGCCGACCTCCTCCGTTTATCTCCGGCAGACCGGACGGAGATGGCTTGCTCCGGGGCGATTATGGCAAGAGAGCGGGAGTTTATCAAGGCGCTTCGGCAGGTTGCTCGATATGAGATATCCGGCGCACTCCTGAAGCTTTTCAGTAAAGATGGCAGCAAGGTAATTGAGCTGATCGCGGTGCGGGCCTCCTGA
- a CDS encoding YceD family protein, whose amino-acid sequence MHKEKALIEIPLAGLVQGTHEFDFTCKARDFRDQQFTDAGFTDEVHVRATVGKREREVTVAIEASADADFTCDICLSPVSKTLDGTFCIYYVCGEPPEEEQIGDEEYRILDSNAIAIDITEDVRETLLLSIPMKVTCPDNPECRLYRSEEVDQAAQPEETSSWHESLEKLKNKYC is encoded by the coding sequence ATGCATAAAGAAAAAGCGCTGATAGAGATCCCGCTCGCGGGTCTTGTGCAGGGAACCCATGAATTTGATTTTACCTGTAAAGCTCGTGATTTCAGGGATCAGCAGTTTACGGATGCCGGCTTCACCGATGAGGTCCATGTGCGGGCGACAGTCGGGAAACGTGAGCGCGAGGTGACGGTAGCAATTGAAGCATCAGCTGATGCCGATTTTACCTGTGACATCTGTCTTTCTCCGGTATCAAAAACTCTTGACGGCACGTTTTGTATATATTATGTCTGCGGTGAGCCTCCTGAAGAGGAGCAAATCGGTGATGAAGAGTACCGAATTCTCGACAGCAATGCGATTGCGATTGATATTACTGAAGATGTGAGGGAGACACTGCTGCTGTCGATACCGATGAAAGTAACCTGTCCGGATAATCCGGAGTGCCGACTTTATAGAAGCGAAGAGGTAGATCAGGCCGCTCAGCCCGAAGAGACAAGTTCATGGCATGAGTCGCTTGAAAAACTGAAAAACAAGTATTGTTAA
- the rpmF gene encoding 50S ribosomal protein L32, producing the protein MANPKAKMSKSRRDKRRAQFNARTKPATTVNCSNCGEPTLPHRACRHCGFYRGRSIVAKLANS; encoded by the coding sequence ATGGCAAATCCTAAAGCCAAAATGTCAAAATCCCGAAGGGATAAAAGACGAGCACAGTTCAACGCAAGAACCAAACCGGCTACCACGGTAAACTGTTCCAACTGCGGCGAACCAACCCTTCCGCATCGCGCATGCCGCCATTGCGGATTCTACCGTGGCAGATCGATAGTCGCCAAGTTGGCAAACAGCTGA
- the plsX gene encoding phosphate acyltransferase PlsX, with protein sequence MLTIAVDAMGGDNAPACVIEGTVQALQESDNRFEVVLIGQSDKVEPLLAAYDMSSLNLKFLHAPEVVTMDDIPATAVKTKQQSSLVKGLQLCKEKQADAFVSAGNTGAQMAASLFVLGRIPGVLRPTIYAYFPRLGEGLTNIVDVGANVDCKPENLVQFAEMLTIYQRYGAGIEKPVTGLLNIGEEEGKGSETLKQTYWLLKEADSKGKINFIGNIEGHDILKGKASIVVCDGLVGNTILKFGESIPEFLGSLFKSSLEQLMASGKIDQSTAKITSEMFKGMFEPFDVEKFGGVPFLGVDGISIVGHGRSSSRAIKNMIYMAEHMVEKRVNAHIAEVLNEK encoded by the coding sequence ATGTTGACTATTGCTGTTGACGCCATGGGCGGAGACAACGCTCCCGCCTGTGTGATCGAGGGAACTGTTCAGGCTTTACAGGAGAGTGACAACAGGTTTGAAGTTGTACTTATCGGCCAGTCGGATAAAGTAGAACCGCTTCTTGCCGCATACGATATGAGTTCACTGAACCTGAAGTTTCTGCACGCCCCTGAAGTGGTGACCATGGATGATATTCCGGCCACCGCCGTCAAAACCAAACAGCAATCATCACTGGTGAAGGGTCTTCAGCTCTGCAAGGAAAAGCAGGCGGATGCATTTGTCAGTGCCGGCAATACCGGTGCACAGATGGCCGCTTCGCTCTTTGTCCTCGGCAGGATCCCCGGCGTACTTCGTCCGACCATCTACGCCTATTTTCCCCGTCTCGGTGAAGGGTTGACCAATATTGTTGATGTCGGAGCCAACGTAGACTGCAAACCGGAAAATTTGGTCCAGTTTGCTGAAATGCTGACCATCTACCAGCGCTACGGTGCAGGAATTGAGAAGCCAGTTACCGGCCTTCTCAATATCGGAGAGGAGGAGGGCAAAGGCTCTGAAACGCTCAAACAGACCTACTGGCTGTTGAAAGAGGCCGACAGCAAAGGGAAAATCAACTTCATCGGAAATATTGAGGGGCATGATATCCTGAAAGGGAAAGCCTCAATTGTGGTCTGCGACGGGCTCGTCGGCAATACCATCCTCAAGTTTGGAGAGAGCATTCCTGAATTTCTCGGTTCCCTGTTCAAATCGTCGCTTGAACAGCTCATGGCATCGGGCAAGATCGACCAGAGTACCGCAAAAATAACCTCGGAGATGTTCAAAGGAATGTTTGAGCCGTTTGATGTTGAAAAATTCGGCGGAGTTCCATTCCTCGGTGTTGACGGCATCTCCATTGTCGGTCATGGACGATCGTCGTCAAGGGCGATCAAAAACATGATCTACATGGCCGAACATATGGTTGAAAAACGTGTCAATGCTCATATTGCGGAAGTCCTGAACGAAAAGTAA
- a CDS encoding beta-ketoacyl-ACP synthase III yields MKAVITATAKYLPESVLSNHDLELMLETNDEWIRTRTGISERRILRDPEKATSYMCGEVARQLLEKRGISADDIELIIVATMTPDMLFPSTACFTQSIIGARNAWAFDLNAACSGFLYALHTASQFIESGVHKKVMVIGADKMSAVIDYTDRSTAILFGDGAGGVILEPAAEQGFGILDARLYADGETGTNHLLMTGGGSRHPASHETVDKRMHYIYQDGKQVFKSAVISMANVAEEIMTRNQLTSDDIDYLVPHQANQRIINATAERMGLDEAKVVSNVARYGNTTAGTIPICLAELDEENKLHKGSNLVLVSFGAGYTWGGIYLKWSK; encoded by the coding sequence ATGAAAGCTGTAATTACGGCGACAGCCAAATATTTACCAGAGTCGGTTCTGAGTAATCATGATCTCGAACTCATGCTCGAAACCAATGACGAGTGGATTCGGACAAGAACGGGCATCAGTGAACGTCGTATACTCCGAGATCCGGAAAAAGCTACATCATACATGTGTGGAGAGGTTGCTCGCCAGCTTCTTGAGAAAAGAGGAATATCGGCAGACGATATCGAGCTGATCATTGTTGCAACCATGACTCCGGACATGCTCTTCCCCTCAACGGCATGTTTTACCCAGAGTATCATCGGAGCAAGAAATGCCTGGGCATTCGACCTCAATGCTGCCTGCTCGGGCTTCCTCTATGCGCTGCACACCGCATCACAGTTTATCGAGTCAGGAGTCCACAAAAAAGTCATGGTTATCGGTGCCGACAAGATGTCGGCGGTTATTGACTATACCGACCGCTCTACGGCAATCCTCTTCGGTGACGGCGCCGGCGGGGTCATCCTTGAACCGGCAGCGGAGCAGGGCTTCGGCATCCTTGATGCCCGCTTGTACGCTGATGGTGAAACAGGGACCAACCATCTGCTCATGACCGGCGGAGGAAGCCGTCATCCGGCTTCCCATGAAACGGTTGACAAGAGAATGCACTACATCTATCAGGACGGGAAACAGGTTTTCAAATCAGCCGTTATCTCAATGGCCAATGTTGCCGAAGAGATCATGACCCGCAACCAGCTCACTTCAGATGACATTGACTATCTTGTTCCTCATCAGGCAAACCAGCGCATCATCAACGCAACAGCCGAACGGATGGGGCTTGATGAGGCCAAAGTCGTCTCAAACGTTGCCCGCTACGGCAACACCACTGCAGGAACAATCCCGATCTGCCTTGCTGAACTGGACGAAGAGAATAAGCTGCATAAAGGCTCAAATCTGGTTCTGGTAAGCTTCGGCGCAGGCTATACCTGGGGCGGTATCTATCTGAAATGGAGCAAGTAA
- the fabD gene encoding ACP S-malonyltransferase produces MKAFVFPGQGSQYCGMGRDIFETYPAARTLMEKADAILGFSITDIMFSGSEEDLRQTKYTQPAIFLHSLAVATLIGRKDIVMTAGHSLGEYSALCIAGALSFEDAIRIVAKRGELMQNAGQQNPGTMAAIIGMPDAALPELLAEAASEGIVQAANYNSPGQIVISGDLAAVKKAVALAPSKGARMAKELVVSGAFHSPLMKPAEEELARALELIDIKDAEIPVCMNAVAHSVTGAAEIRKNLILQLTSSVLWSQSIEAMVKSGVTEFIEIGPQKVLQGLIKRIDKSVSTKGIDTAADIQALV; encoded by the coding sequence ATGAAGGCATTTGTTTTTCCGGGACAAGGCTCCCAGTATTGCGGCATGGGGAGGGATATTTTCGAAACCTACCCCGCCGCACGAACCCTGATGGAAAAAGCTGACGCGATACTCGGCTTCTCCATAACCGATATCATGTTTTCGGGTAGCGAAGAGGATCTTCGTCAGACAAAATATACCCAGCCGGCAATATTTCTGCACAGTTTAGCCGTTGCTACGCTTATCGGCAGAAAGGATATCGTCATGACCGCAGGACACAGCCTTGGTGAATATTCAGCTCTCTGCATTGCCGGTGCCCTCAGCTTTGAGGATGCCATCCGTATTGTTGCTAAACGGGGTGAGCTGATGCAGAATGCCGGGCAGCAGAATCCCGGAACCATGGCGGCGATCATCGGTATGCCTGATGCGGCACTTCCTGAACTGCTTGCAGAAGCGGCAAGTGAAGGGATCGTTCAGGCTGCAAACTATAACTCTCCGGGTCAGATTGTCATTTCGGGCGATCTTGCCGCAGTAAAAAAAGCTGTTGCGCTTGCCCCATCAAAAGGCGCTCGCATGGCAAAAGAGCTGGTAGTTTCCGGAGCTTTTCACTCCCCGCTTATGAAGCCTGCTGAAGAGGAGCTCGCCCGGGCCCTTGAGCTCATCGACATAAAAGATGCTGAAATTCCGGTGTGCATGAACGCCGTAGCTCACTCGGTCACCGGTGCAGCGGAGATCCGCAAAAACCTTATTTTACAGCTAACCAGTTCCGTGCTGTGGTCGCAATCCATTGAGGCCATGGTCAAGAGCGGTGTTACCGAATTTATAGAGATCGGCCCTCAGAAAGTTTTGCAGGGTCTGATAAAAAGAATCGATAAATCGGTATCGACAAAAGGTATCGACACCGCTGCGGACATTCAGGCTTTAGTTTGA
- the fabG gene encoding 3-oxoacyl-[acyl-carrier-protein] reductase: protein MFEGKIALVTGAARGIGQAIAFDLAAKGADIVVCDIKAEWLTETAEGVEKLGRKAYCFELDVTNAEAVNNAVNDIVAATGRIDILVNNAGITRDGLLMRMSEEDWDAVLTVNLKGTFSCTKAVSRIMMKQRSGSIINIASVVGIMGNAGQANYAASKGGVIAFTKSVAKELSSRNIRANAVAPGFISSKMTDALTDDVRQKMLDAIPLASFGTPQDVANAVAFLASDQSSYITGQVISVNGGMVM, encoded by the coding sequence ATGTTTGAAGGAAAAATTGCTCTTGTAACAGGCGCTGCCAGAGGTATCGGGCAGGCCATCGCATTTGACCTGGCTGCCAAAGGTGCCGATATTGTTGTTTGCGATATCAAAGCCGAATGGTTAACGGAAACAGCCGAAGGTGTTGAAAAACTCGGACGTAAAGCCTATTGCTTTGAGCTCGACGTCACCAACGCCGAAGCGGTAAATAACGCGGTCAATGATATTGTCGCTGCAACAGGCAGAATCGACATCCTTGTCAATAACGCAGGCATCACCCGTGACGGGCTTCTGATGAGAATGAGTGAAGAGGACTGGGACGCGGTGCTCACCGTCAACCTGAAAGGAACATTTTCCTGCACCAAAGCGGTCAGCCGCATCATGATGAAACAGCGGTCAGGCTCGATCATCAACATAGCTTCAGTAGTCGGTATTATGGGCAATGCCGGGCAGGCAAACTATGCCGCATCAAAAGGGGGAGTGATAGCCTTCACCAAGTCGGTCGCAAAAGAGCTCTCATCCCGTAACATCAGGGCCAACGCTGTCGCTCCGGGATTCATCTCTTCAAAGATGACCGATGCACTCACCGACGATGTCCGCCAGAAAATGCTTGATGCAATACCTCTCGCCAGCTTCGGCACTCCGCAGGATGTAGCCAATGCCGTAGCATTCCTGGCAAGTGACCAATCCTCCTACATCACCGGCCAGGTCATCAGCGTCAATGGCGGTATGGTTATGTGA
- the acpP gene encoding acyl carrier protein: MTQAEIKDKVYDIIVSKMGVTKDQIKMESKFSDDLGADSLDTVELIMELENEFGVQIPDEDAEKIGTVQQAIDYIVSKK, translated from the coding sequence ATGACCCAGGCAGAAATCAAAGACAAAGTATACGATATTATCGTCAGCAAGATGGGCGTCACCAAAGATCAGATCAAAATGGAATCAAAATTTTCCGATGATCTCGGTGCAGACTCACTTGACACGGTTGAATTGATCATGGAGCTCGAAAACGAGTTCGGCGTTCAGATCCCTGATGAAGATGCTGAAAAGATCGGCACCGTGCAGCAGGCTATCGATTACATCGTCAGCAAAAAGTAA